A genome region from Paludibacterium sp. B53371 includes the following:
- a CDS encoding patatin-like phospholipase family protein: MSKQANIGLVLAGGGARAAYQAGVMLAISHLLPDARKNPFPVICGTSAGAINATGLACAADDFRQAAGNLAQLWRQIHISDVYQSDMLYFLKSFLHFGVSIASGGRLWKNPKSFLDNAPLRDYLARVVRFDGIDRAVSAGALRAVALTASCFNSGQSVTFFDGVPEVCEWTRQMRIGVREKLDLDHLMASSALPLIFPATKVGDRFFCDGAVRQMAPLSPALHLGAEKLFVVGLASHKTPVRDGGYPSPAQVFGHLLNSIFADSMASDMERLIRVNHTVSLLNSHHELASQTPLKRVEVFLLNPSASLEEIAHKHVHLFPPALRFILQGTGATRRRGLSLATYLLFEPGYCRELISLGYKDVLKQKAEILNFLEL; encoded by the coding sequence ATGAGCAAGCAAGCAAATATCGGGCTGGTGCTGGCGGGTGGCGGCGCGCGCGCGGCCTATCAGGCGGGGGTCATGCTGGCGATTTCCCACCTGTTGCCGGATGCCAGGAAAAATCCGTTTCCGGTGATCTGCGGCACCTCTGCCGGCGCCATCAATGCCACCGGTCTGGCCTGTGCCGCGGACGATTTTCGTCAGGCGGCAGGCAATCTGGCGCAGCTGTGGCGTCAGATTCATATCAGCGATGTCTACCAGTCGGACATGCTGTATTTCCTCAAGAGCTTCCTGCATTTTGGCGTGTCGATTGCTTCTGGCGGCCGTCTGTGGAAGAACCCCAAGAGTTTTCTCGACAATGCCCCGCTGCGTGACTATCTCGCTCGGGTGGTGCGTTTTGACGGCATCGACCGGGCGGTCAGTGCCGGGGCGCTGCGCGCGGTAGCGCTGACGGCCTCCTGTTTCAACAGTGGCCAGTCGGTGACGTTTTTTGACGGGGTGCCCGAGGTGTGCGAGTGGACGCGGCAGATGCGCATCGGAGTGCGCGAGAAACTCGACCTGGATCACCTGATGGCCTCGTCGGCCTTGCCCTTGATCTTTCCGGCCACCAAGGTGGGCGATCGCTTTTTCTGCGACGGTGCCGTGCGGCAGATGGCGCCGCTGTCGCCGGCGCTGCATCTGGGGGCGGAGAAGTTGTTTGTCGTCGGGCTGGCCAGTCACAAGACGCCGGTGCGCGATGGCGGCTATCCTTCCCCCGCTCAGGTGTTCGGCCATCTGCTCAACAGTATTTTTGCCGATAGTATGGCCAGCGACATGGAGCGGCTGATCCGTGTCAATCACACGGTCTCGCTGCTCAACAGTCATCATGAGCTGGCTTCGCAGACCCCGCTCAAGCGTGTCGAGGTTTTCTTGCTCAATCCCAGTGCTTCGCTGGAGGAGATCGCCCACAAGCACGTGCATCTGTTTCCACCGGCTTTGCGCTTCATTCTGCAGGGTACTGGTGCCACGCGCCGCCGTGGCTTGTCGCTGGCGACTTATCTGCTGTTCGAGCCGGGCTATTGTCGTGAATTGATCTCACTGGGTTATAAGGATGTTCTGAAACAGAAGGCGGAGATTCTGAATTTTCTGGAACTTTAA
- a CDS encoding DNA-3-methyladenine glycosylase: MSVPDYWARACAELAAEDQVLAGLMRQFDASILRTRGEPFETLLRAIVGQQISIAAADAIWGRLAQLAPLQQPQAVLAPLQQPQAVLALTPEALRLAGLSQRKVEYVQDLARHFADGHLDAARLATLDDEAVIAELTAVRGIGRWSAEMFLIFNLLRPDVWPVDDIGLQKAVARCYGLDAVPKQAALRQLGERWRPWRTVACWYFWRSLDAVEVLY, from the coding sequence GTGAGCGTCCCTGATTACTGGGCTCGGGCCTGCGCCGAGCTGGCCGCCGAGGACCAGGTGCTGGCCGGTCTGATGCGTCAGTTCGATGCCTCGATCCTGCGGACACGTGGCGAGCCGTTCGAAACCTTGTTGCGCGCCATCGTGGGCCAGCAGATTTCCATCGCGGCGGCCGATGCCATCTGGGGGCGGCTGGCGCAGCTGGCGCCGCTGCAGCAGCCGCAGGCGGTGCTGGCGCCGCTGCAGCAGCCGCAGGCGGTGCTGGCGCTGACGCCCGAGGCGCTGCGACTGGCCGGTTTGTCGCAGCGCAAAGTCGAGTATGTGCAGGATCTGGCGCGTCATTTTGCCGACGGTCATCTGGATGCCGCTCGGCTGGCGACCCTGGATGACGAGGCGGTGATTGCCGAGTTGACGGCGGTGCGCGGCATCGGTCGCTGGAGCGCAGAGATGTTCCTGATTTTCAATCTGCTGCGTCCGGATGTCTGGCCGGTGGACGACATCGGCCTGCAGAAGGCGGTGGCGCGTTGCTATGGGCTGGATGCCGTGCCGAAGCAGGCCGCCCTGCGCCAGCTCGGTGAGCGCTGGCGCCCCTGGCGGACGGTGGCGTGCTGGTATTTCTGGCGCAGTCTGGACGCGGTCGAGGTGCTGTACTAG
- the pmbA gene encoding metalloprotease PmbA — translation MTENNFSFSRASLEQIARHVLDLAARQGATACEADVSEGLGQTVSVRLGEVETIEYNQDKGVGVTVYLGQKKGHASTSDFSERALADTVSAAINIARFTAEDPCSGLAEAGLLATEFPDLDLYHPWDLSMEDAVAMTRECEQAARSVDARISNSEGGTLSRQASQFIYANSLGFCQGFPSTRYSLSAAVVAEQDDAMQRDYWYSAARHPGDLASAAEVGRLAGERTVRRLGARPIKTGRYPVIFEANVASSLIGHLITAISGGNLYRQSSFLLGAQGTEVFSPLVTIDEDPFLLRGLASSAFDNEGVETSARRLIDRGVLTGYLLGSYSARKLGLSTTGNAGGAHNLLVHSTGQSLPELLREMGTGLLITELLGHGVNTVTGDYSRGAAGFWVENGMISHPVEEITVAENLRDLFRHVAAIGNDTLVRGTTRIGSVLVESMSVAGQA, via the coding sequence ATGACAGAAAACAACTTCAGCTTCAGTCGCGCTTCCCTCGAACAGATCGCCCGGCATGTGCTGGATCTGGCCGCCCGTCAGGGGGCGACAGCCTGCGAGGCGGATGTCTCCGAGGGACTCGGACAGACCGTCAGTGTGCGGCTGGGTGAAGTGGAAACCATCGAGTACAACCAGGACAAGGGGGTCGGGGTCACGGTGTATCTCGGCCAGAAGAAAGGCCATGCCAGTACCTCTGATTTTTCCGAGCGGGCACTGGCCGATACCGTGTCGGCGGCGATCAATATCGCGCGCTTTACCGCGGAAGATCCGTGCTCCGGGCTGGCTGAGGCCGGTCTCTTGGCGACCGAGTTCCCCGATCTGGATCTGTATCACCCCTGGGATTTGTCGATGGAGGACGCGGTCGCCATGACCCGCGAGTGCGAGCAGGCCGCCCGCTCGGTCGATGCCCGCATCAGCAACTCCGAAGGCGGGACGCTGTCGCGCCAGGCCAGTCAGTTCATTTACGCCAACAGCCTGGGTTTCTGCCAGGGTTTCCCCAGTACCCGCTACAGCCTGTCGGCTGCGGTGGTGGCCGAGCAGGATGACGCCATGCAGCGCGACTACTGGTACAGTGCGGCTCGTCATCCGGGCGATCTGGCCAGTGCGGCCGAAGTCGGCCGTCTGGCTGGCGAGCGCACGGTACGGCGCCTGGGGGCGCGGCCAATCAAGACCGGGCGTTATCCGGTGATCTTTGAGGCCAATGTGGCTTCCTCGCTGATCGGACACCTGATCACCGCCATCAGTGGCGGCAATCTGTATCGCCAGTCCAGCTTCTTGCTGGGCGCGCAGGGCACCGAAGTGTTTTCGCCGCTGGTGACGATTGACGAGGATCCATTCCTGCTGCGCGGGCTGGCCAGCAGTGCTTTCGATAACGAAGGGGTGGAGACCAGTGCGCGGCGTCTGATTGATCGCGGCGTGCTGACTGGCTATCTGCTGGGTAGTTATTCGGCGCGCAAGCTTGGGCTGAGCACCACCGGTAATGCCGGCGGGGCGCACAATCTGCTGGTGCACAGCACGGGTCAGAGCCTGCCCGAACTGCTGCGCGAGATGGGCACCGGCCTGCTGATTACCGAGTTGCTTGGTCATGGCGTCAACACCGTGACCGGTGACTATTCGCGTGGTGCCGCGGGCTTCTGGGTGGAAAACGGCATGATCAGCCATCCGGTGGAGGAGATTACCGTGGCAGAGAATCTGCGCGATCTGTTCCGTCATGTGGCGGCCATCGGCAACGATACGCTGGTGCGTGGCACCACGCGCATCGGCTCGGTGCTGGTCGAGTCGATGTCGGTCGCCGGCCAGGCGTGA
- the yjgA gene encoding ribosome biogenesis factor YjgA has product MADYLNDGPDEEFVSKTQRKKQMDALQDLGRELLEVPNDKLKKLDLPEDLLTALLDYKRISAFGAKKRQEQYIGKLMRDIDPEPIRAHLAVRKGESAAHTGWLHQVERWRERLLEDDKTLPVFINEFPQADIQQLRNLIRNARKEKQEAKPPKHFRQLFQAIKEIIPEPAIPGSQDAEDEA; this is encoded by the coding sequence ATGGCCGACTATCTGAATGATGGACCAGATGAGGAATTTGTCAGCAAGACCCAGCGCAAAAAGCAAATGGATGCGCTGCAGGATCTCGGCCGCGAACTGCTGGAAGTCCCGAACGACAAGCTGAAAAAGCTCGACCTGCCGGAAGACCTGCTGACGGCCCTGCTCGACTACAAGCGCATCAGTGCCTTTGGCGCCAAGAAGCGCCAGGAACAGTACATCGGCAAGCTGATGCGCGACATCGACCCCGAGCCCATCCGTGCCCACCTGGCCGTACGCAAGGGCGAATCCGCCGCCCACACCGGCTGGCTGCATCAGGTGGAGCGCTGGCGCGAACGCCTGCTGGAAGACGACAAAACCCTGCCGGTCTTCATCAACGAATTCCCGCAGGCCGATATCCAGCAATTGCGCAACCTGATCCGCAACGCACGCAAGGAAAAACAGGAAGCCAAGCCGCCCAAGCACTTCCGCCAGCTGTTCCAGGCCATCAAGGAGATCATTCCCGAACCGGCCATCCCGGGCAGCCAGGATGCGGAGGACGAGGCATGA
- the mog gene encoding molybdopterin adenylyltransferase — protein MSLKIGLVSVSDRASSGVYEDRGLPALQDWLASALTTPFSVETRLIPDEQPQIEATLIELVDQLGCHLVLTTGGTGPAPRDVTPDATLAVADREMPGFGEQMRQISLRFVPTAILSRQVGVIRKQALILNLPGQPKAIRETLEGLRDAEGQSVVPGIFAAVPYCLELIGGPRAETDPAVVKAFRPKSAQ, from the coding sequence ATGAGTCTGAAGATCGGGCTGGTCTCGGTCTCGGACCGGGCCAGCAGCGGCGTCTACGAAGATCGGGGCTTGCCGGCCCTGCAAGACTGGCTGGCCAGTGCCCTGACCACGCCTTTCAGTGTCGAGACAAGGCTGATTCCCGACGAGCAGCCGCAGATTGAAGCCACCCTGATCGAACTGGTCGACCAGTTGGGCTGCCATCTGGTACTGACCACCGGCGGCACCGGCCCGGCACCGCGCGACGTCACTCCCGATGCCACCCTGGCCGTTGCTGACCGCGAGATGCCCGGCTTCGGCGAACAGATGCGCCAGATCAGCCTGCGCTTCGTGCCGACCGCCATTCTGTCACGTCAGGTAGGCGTGATCCGCAAGCAGGCACTGATCCTCAACCTGCCCGGCCAGCCCAAGGCCATCCGCGAGACCCTGGAAGGACTGCGCGATGCGGAAGGCCAGAGCGTGGTACCCGGCATCTTTGCTGCCGTCCCCTACTGCCTGGAGCTGATCGGCGGCCCGCGCGCCGAGACCGACCCGGCCGTGGTCAAAGCTTTCCGTCCGAAATCAGCCCAATGA
- a CDS encoding YheT family hydrolase: MTYHPPRWLPGGHAQTIWPALLLRQPRPPYRRELWDTPDGGQIALDFIDGPADAPLVVLFHGLEGSSDSHYARALMQAVAQRGWQGVVPHFRGCGGVHNTLARAYHAGDAAEIRWILRRLSERQPQMYVAGVSLGGSMLLNYLAEDGDHALPHAAAAISTPLDLTAASTQLDRGLGRLIYTRMFMSTLKTKALDQLRYHPHLFSAEQVRRARTFADFDHAVTAPLHGFASGREYWRQASSKQRLHCIAIPTLVINAQNDPFLPAQALPQASQVSPAITLEFPTHGGHVGFVTGPFPGRLDWLPRRLLRYFEGQNGSRI; this comes from the coding sequence ATGACCTATCACCCGCCACGCTGGCTGCCCGGCGGCCACGCCCAGACCATCTGGCCCGCCCTGCTGCTGCGCCAGCCACGACCGCCCTACCGGCGCGAGCTGTGGGACACGCCGGACGGCGGCCAGATCGCCCTCGACTTCATCGACGGCCCGGCGGATGCCCCGCTGGTGGTGTTGTTTCACGGACTGGAGGGCAGCAGCGACAGCCACTATGCCCGCGCCCTGATGCAAGCCGTCGCCCAGCGCGGCTGGCAAGGCGTGGTGCCGCATTTCCGCGGCTGTGGTGGTGTGCACAATACCCTGGCACGCGCCTACCATGCCGGCGATGCCGCCGAGATTCGCTGGATCCTGCGCCGTCTGAGCGAACGCCAGCCCCAAATGTACGTGGCCGGCGTCTCACTGGGCGGCAGCATGCTGCTCAACTACCTGGCCGAAGACGGCGACCATGCCCTGCCGCATGCCGCGGCCGCCATCTCGACGCCGCTCGACCTGACCGCGGCCAGCACCCAGCTCGACCGTGGCCTGGGCCGGCTGATCTACACCCGCATGTTCATGAGTACGCTGAAGACCAAGGCGCTGGACCAGCTGCGCTACCATCCGCACCTGTTCAGCGCCGAACAGGTCAGGCGCGCCCGCACCTTCGCCGACTTCGACCACGCCGTGACCGCGCCACTGCATGGCTTTGCCAGCGGCCGCGAGTACTGGCGCCAGGCGAGCAGCAAGCAACGCCTGCACTGCATCGCCATTCCTACCCTGGTAATCAACGCGCAGAACGACCCCTTCCTGCCCGCCCAGGCATTACCGCAAGCCAGCCAGGTCTCGCCCGCCATTACCCTGGAGTTCCCGACGCACGGTGGTCATGTCGGCTTTGTCACCGGCCCCTTCCCCGGCCGGCTGGACTGGCTGCCGCGTCGCCTGCTGCGTTACTTCGAGGGCCAGAACGGCAGCCGGATCTGA
- a CDS encoding deoxyguanosinetriphosphate triphosphohydrolase: protein MSHSHRMDWQRLLSTRRFKVSQGQVRDTRTPATEEGSPGLRTDFHIDHDRVVFSSAFRRLGRKTQVHPLARHDHTHNRLTHSVEVASVGRSLGNRVGMMLQHAQRLPAGYTPHDIGAVVQVACLAHDIGNPPFGHTGEDAMRDWFRQPKNAHLLAPLSEAQRRDIQTYEGNAHSLRMVATLEMYANEGGMRLTSAAIGALIKYPWTADAPPALGRDKFNIYRAELPYFEQVADELGLIRKDTHVWARHPLSYLMEAADDICYAILDLEDAVEIGILDVKEFESLFAGFTEYERVWETDDIRQKCAMLRGIAVGRCVSEVAEKFMLHHDSLLAGDFAAKDLLNVCTPAIQETLIQAKELASHKVYRHHTKLVTELASYPCIAVLLDALVPAVFTLHTRGRDQLSPRENLALGLMEHGGHIHPDLYQAYMRILDFTGAMTDNYAANLARDISGVGIL from the coding sequence ATGTCTCACTCCCATCGCATGGATTGGCAACGCCTGCTCTCCACCCGGCGCTTCAAGGTCAGCCAGGGGCAGGTGCGCGACACCCGCACCCCCGCCACCGAAGAAGGCAGCCCGGGGCTGCGCACCGACTTCCACATCGACCATGACCGGGTGGTATTCTCCAGCGCCTTCCGCCGCCTGGGGCGCAAAACCCAGGTTCACCCGCTGGCGCGCCACGACCATACCCACAACCGCCTGACGCACAGTGTGGAAGTGGCCAGCGTCGGCCGCAGTCTGGGCAACCGGGTCGGCATGATGCTGCAGCACGCCCAGCGTCTGCCGGCCGGCTACACCCCGCATGACATCGGCGCCGTGGTGCAGGTAGCCTGCCTGGCACACGACATCGGCAATCCGCCGTTCGGCCACACCGGCGAAGACGCCATGCGCGACTGGTTCCGCCAGCCGAAAAACGCTCACCTGCTGGCCCCGCTGAGCGAGGCCCAGCGGCGCGACATCCAGACCTACGAAGGCAACGCCCACAGCCTGCGCATGGTGGCCACACTGGAGATGTACGCCAACGAAGGCGGCATGCGCCTGACCTCGGCCGCCATCGGCGCGCTGATCAAATATCCGTGGACCGCCGACGCGCCGCCGGCACTGGGACGTGACAAATTCAACATCTACCGCGCCGAGCTGCCCTACTTCGAACAGGTGGCCGACGAGCTGGGACTGATCCGCAAGGACACCCATGTCTGGGCACGCCATCCGCTGTCCTACCTGATGGAAGCCGCCGACGACATTTGCTATGCCATTCTTGATCTGGAAGACGCGGTCGAGATCGGCATCCTCGACGTCAAGGAGTTCGAAAGCCTGTTTGCCGGTTTTACCGAATATGAACGCGTCTGGGAGACCGACGACATCCGGCAAAAATGCGCCATGCTGCGCGGCATCGCCGTCGGCCGCTGCGTCAGCGAAGTGGCCGAGAAATTCATGCTGCACCATGACTCGCTGCTGGCCGGCGACTTTGCTGCCAAGGACCTGCTCAACGTCTGCACCCCGGCCATCCAGGAGACCCTGATTCAGGCCAAGGAACTGGCCAGCCACAAGGTCTACCGCCACCACACCAAGCTGGTGACCGAGCTGGCCTCCTACCCCTGCATTGCCGTGCTGCTCGATGCGCTGGTCCCCGCTGTCTTCACCCTGCACACCCGCGGCCGCGACCAGCTCAGTCCGCGCGAGAACCTGGCACTTGGCCTGATGGAACACGGCGGTCACATCCATCCTGATCTGTATCAGGCCTATATGCGTATCCTCGACTTTACCGGCGCCATGACCGACAACTACGCCGCCAATCTGGCACGCGACATTTCCGGTGTCGGCATCCTCTAA
- a CDS encoding histidine phosphatase family protein → MPSALTTRFCLVRHGETDWNIERRLQGQIDIQLNTTGLQQADRLSQALAQAGLAFSALYVSDLQRARQTAAAIARDNALTPIATERLRERHFGHFQGLTYAEAEVRIPEDYRLFKSRDPAYAPGSGESLAVFQSRVQTFFDEAAARHPGQTVLVVSHGGVLDIAYRMANKLPITHQRDFPIPNAALNWISYVDGEWQLERWADQSHLEHSRDEL, encoded by the coding sequence ATGCCATCCGCACTGACCACCCGCTTCTGCCTGGTGCGCCACGGCGAAACCGACTGGAACATCGAGCGACGCCTGCAGGGACAGATCGACATCCAGCTCAATACCACCGGTCTGCAGCAAGCCGACCGGCTGAGCCAGGCGCTGGCCCAGGCGGGCCTGGCGTTCAGCGCGCTCTATGTCAGCGACCTGCAGCGGGCGCGCCAGACCGCGGCCGCCATTGCCCGCGACAACGCCCTGACACCGATCGCCACCGAACGGCTGCGCGAGCGGCATTTCGGCCACTTCCAGGGACTGACCTACGCCGAGGCCGAAGTGCGCATCCCGGAAGACTACCGATTGTTCAAATCCCGCGACCCGGCCTACGCCCCGGGCAGTGGCGAAAGCCTGGCCGTCTTCCAGAGCCGGGTGCAGACCTTCTTTGACGAAGCCGCCGCGCGTCACCCCGGCCAGACGGTACTGGTCGTCAGCCACGGCGGTGTGCTGGACATCGCCTACCGCATGGCCAACAAACTGCCGATCACCCATCAGCGCGACTTCCCCATCCCCAATGCCGCCCTGAACTGGATCAGCTATGTCGATGGGGAATGGCAGCTCGAGCGCTGGGCGGACCAAAGCCACCTCGAACACAGCCGCGACGAGCTGTGA
- the msrB gene encoding peptide-methionine (R)-S-oxide reductase MsrB, with product MIKKTDAEWRQQLSAEAYRVTREAGTERPFSGEHYQRNEAGDYLCLCCGTLLFHADTKFDAGCGWPSFWQEAVPGTINRLVDRSHGMVRTEVRCANCDAHLGHVFEDGPLPTGERYCINSVALTFRKA from the coding sequence ATGATCAAGAAAACCGATGCCGAATGGCGCCAGCAACTCAGTGCCGAAGCCTACCGCGTCACCCGCGAAGCCGGCACCGAACGCCCGTTCAGCGGCGAACATTACCAGCGCAACGAAGCCGGTGATTACCTGTGCCTCTGCTGCGGCACCCTGCTGTTTCATGCCGACACCAAATTTGATGCCGGTTGCGGCTGGCCCAGCTTCTGGCAGGAAGCCGTTCCGGGCACCATCAACCGCCTGGTGGACCGCAGCCACGGCATGGTGCGAACTGAAGTGCGCTGCGCCAACTGCGATGCCCATCTGGGGCATGTTTTCGAGGATGGCCCATTGCCGACCGGGGAGCGTTATTGCATTAATTCCGTGGCGCTGACTTTCCGGAAGGCGTGA
- a CDS encoding DUF1272 domain-containing protein, which produces MLELRPNCECCDKDLPPESADARICSFECTFCVACAEEKLNGRCPNCGGELLPRPRRPAGKLASAPASNQRVYNPAGCLTKPGQID; this is translated from the coding sequence ATGCTGGAACTCAGACCAAACTGTGAATGCTGCGACAAGGACTTGCCCCCCGAGTCTGCCGATGCGCGGATATGCTCATTCGAGTGTACCTTTTGCGTCGCATGTGCCGAAGAAAAGCTCAACGGCCGCTGCCCGAACTGCGGCGGCGAACTGCTTCCCCGACCGCGCCGCCCTGCCGGCAAACTGGCCAGCGCCCCGGCCTCCAATCAGCGTGTCTACAACCCGGCGGGCTGTCTGACAAAACCCGGACAGATCGACTGA
- a CDS encoding LysR family transcriptional regulator has product MNQLDAMQIFVRVAELSSFTAAADSLGLPKATVSLAVQQLERLLGTRLLHRTTRSVQMTQDGHVVFERSKDLLADVAELQGLFRQAPATVSGRLRVDMPIAIARDLVIPHLPDFLRQYPALALELSSTDRRVDPVREGFDCVLRVGALLDSSLIARPVGEYRMINCASPAYLAEYGVPTSLADLSQHRLVHYLTHFGGRDPGFEYLDPGLPGTVRHVAMGGVLTVNNSEAYTAACLAGLGIVQSPEPGMRRYLASGELVEILPSHRPAPMPISLIYANRRHLPQRVQVFMSWIAGLLQSRSALDTLPVGHDGQG; this is encoded by the coding sequence ATGCCATGCAGATCTTTGTGCGCGTTGCCGAACTCTCCAGTTTCACGGCCGCGGCGGACAGTCTGGGGCTGCCGAAGGCAACGGTTTCACTGGCGGTGCAACAGCTGGAGCGCCTGCTGGGCACGCGCTTGCTGCACCGGACGACACGCAGTGTGCAGATGACTCAGGACGGCCATGTGGTGTTCGAACGCAGCAAGGATCTGCTGGCCGATGTGGCCGAGTTGCAGGGGCTGTTTCGCCAGGCGCCTGCCACGGTCAGCGGGCGTTTGCGGGTGGATATGCCGATTGCCATTGCACGCGACCTGGTGATCCCGCATCTGCCCGACTTTCTGCGCCAGTACCCGGCGCTGGCGCTGGAGCTGAGTAGTACCGACCGCCGGGTTGATCCGGTGCGCGAGGGGTTCGATTGCGTGCTGCGGGTGGGGGCCTTGCTGGATTCCAGCCTGATTGCCCGGCCGGTTGGCGAGTATCGCATGATCAACTGTGCCAGCCCTGCTTACCTTGCCGAGTATGGCGTGCCGACCTCGCTGGCTGATCTCAGCCAGCATCGCCTGGTGCACTATCTCACCCACTTTGGGGGGCGAGACCCCGGCTTTGAATATCTCGACCCCGGTCTGCCAGGTACCGTGCGCCATGTCGCCATGGGTGGTGTGCTCACCGTCAACAATTCCGAGGCCTATACAGCGGCTTGTCTGGCGGGCCTGGGAATTGTGCAGTCGCCCGAACCGGGAATGCGCCGCTATCTGGCCAGCGGAGAACTGGTGGAAATCCTGCCGTCTCATCGTCCTGCGCCCATGCCGATTTCGCTGATCTATGCCAATCGTCGCCATTTGCCACAGCGCGTGCAGGTGTTCATGAGCTGGATCGCCGGTTTGCTGCAGTCGCGCTCGGCGCTGGACACGCTGCCAGTCGGCCATGACGGACAGGGGTGA